The sequence below is a genomic window from Cicer arietinum cultivar CDC Frontier isolate Library 1 chromosome 6, Cicar.CDCFrontier_v2.0, whole genome shotgun sequence.
TTCGGATTTTGAGACCCTCAATTCTACTTCGTATCTTCCTTTAGTGTTACTTTGGTCAATCAATGGATCTTGAGAGGAATAAAGGAACATGCAAGGGGGTCGAACATGTGCAGAATACTTCAAAGAACTTCTGTCTTTGAAGGATTTTGAAAAGAAGAAGGAAATTGATGGGTTAGGAAGACGATGAACATTAACTGTGTAGGTATTTTTCAGAGTTGTTTTATCAAAGTGTGTATTTGAAATGAATGGGATGAAAAAGTGAAAGATTGGTTAGTACTCGTAAATAAAaaggagagagaaaaaaaagtggCATAGTCTCCTTGTGACACTTGAATCTTATTAAtactaccatttttttttatttctacttGAATTGAAGTCAACTATTACTAAAATAGAgtattacaaataaataatttttttaaaaaataatttattaatttaaatttagaaatattttctaaagttAATGTTAAGACTAACCCCCTTACATTTATTTAGTCGATAttgatcaatatttaataacaaatttgataattttaattgtaaaataagaataaaagtaTCCTTTATTTGAATTGTCCGATTGAAAGTCCAACATTTATTAATAAGTGAGTAAATGTTGAGAAAATTGGACTTTTAGAATCCAAATTCTCAAAACATACCTCCTTCCAATTCGGAAAATATTCTTAACTCAATTTGTCCAatgtctaaaataaataatggaattaataaaaaaaagtaatggaagttaaaaaaaaaatcatgtaagAATTGCCAAAAAATGAGTAGTCTCATCAAACGATCAAATCACATCACATCACAACCATCACaccaaactaaaatttattggtGAAGTAATAAAAAACGGAAGTTTATTGGTTACTCCTATTGATGACGTGTCGCAATACTTAATGATTGCACCTTCTAGGACCAAACAACACGTGGCAAGAGAAAGAACAGACGCGTAGGTTCTCGTAGTGCACACGTCCCCTAGAAATAATGTTTGGCCCATTTTAGAGAGAACTGAACAACCTTCCAGAAAGTTCTTCAAAATTCATGGCCAAAAATAAACGAAACAAATAGCGGCCACCATGATGCCACGTGTATATTAAACCACGTGACATTCCTACGTGGCACCTGCATTTCATTGAAAATGATACGATCCAACGAAGACAACACATTAGGTCACTGATTCTTTCGctcttcaaaaatcaaaattttctcTCTCACCAAACAGAAACCGCCAcaaaaaagttttgaaattaaaactTCACtgagttttctattttttttggtGGGAAAATCACCATGAATGGTGAGGGGTGTGAAACATTGCAAAGAGTGAATGAGAAATTGGTTTACATGTGGGGTTATCTACCAGGAGCTTTACCGCAAAGGACGCCTCTTTTGACGCCGGTTCAAGTTAGGGTTCCGCCGTCTTGTTACAGCTGGAAGGATGTTTCCGGTGGTGGTTGTGGATTCGCCATGGCTATTTCTGGTGCCTTACCATTTTCAATTgctatttttcattttgttggGTTTTGTTTTCCTtgtgttgttttatttattcattcagtTATGTAGATAAGAAGCTTGAATTGAGAAAATTTGCATTTTCCGTTTCATTTCCACTTTTAATTAAGTGAATAATTCATTGAACTCTCTTTTGTCTGTGTGGTTTTGTTGGCAACAAACTTctgtttttgtgtgtgtgtgtgtggaaCAATTACTCTCTGTGGCGACCAAATAATATACATTTGCTCTTATTTATGAATATAAATAGAAGAATTTAAGGGTATGTTATGATGGAATGTTTTGGAGGAGAGGGGAAGAAAggacatatttttcttttctaaatgAAAGAAGGtaaaaaatgttactaaaaatgAGTTAAGTGTGATTGGAATGCTATATGATCATCTATCATGTAGTATATACCAAAATATACATTCAGTCCTTCAAAACCTTTGTCTCTAAAACCCTTTTAAAGTTAAAAACTCTCCAtccaaacatattttttttcgcAAGGCTTTACTACTACTATTTTAAACTTGTTTTTGTTACTTTTGTCATTCTCTTGCCCATTCACTCCTGTAAACATTATTGTGGTCCTTATTTCTTTGTGTGCCGATACAATATTTCTGTTTGATGAAACTGACAAGGTAAGGAAATCTCTTCAGTTTGAGTGTAGCTTTTAGtattgttgttattgttatttgaatttgaatgattgTATTTGTAATTAAGGTCACTCGTTTTTTTCTCtgattttttcctttttctttgagGAACTAATGACAATGTGTATATCTCTCCATCCATCTGCCTCTTTTGGCCCTCCCTCCCTGTGAACATTttcttttacattttattatcgAAAAAGATTCATCATTGATCATACTGTCTTCCTTATTCAGAGCCAGGAAAGCTCATAACATGGGGTTCGACAGATGATCTAGGTCAAAGCTATGTGACGTCTGGCAAACACGGGGTAACACATGCATAACTATATAGAATGATATCGTGTCTCTTGTTTCTTTGTCAgtcaattaacattttttataatttatttttgtaaaggAAATTCCAGAGCCTTTTCCTCTTCCAAGTGAAGTGTCTATTGTAAAAGCTGCTTCTGGGTGGGCACATTGTGTTGCTGCAACGGGTAAgcttcatttatttaaaattgaatctGTAGTAATGTCTTGCTTGAGAAATTATCCCATGCTTTCTGTTAATTTCATGAATATTGAATTTAAGACTAACTCTAGAAATTATATCTTTCTGGGTAATTGATTGTATGTTTTGACGGTGTCATCCTGCAATTATATTTTGATGTCCTGTTGTAGATTGTGGAGAAGTTTACACATGGGGATGGAAGGAATGTATTCCTTCTGGGAAGATATTTGGTGAACCTTTGACAGGGGTAAGTCCCGAAAAAGATGTACAAGGAAGGCAGAGTCCATTCTTGACAGAGCAAGGTATGTCTAACCTCTATACAATGGACATTTGTCTACAGATACCTGCCCCTCCTAGGAGGTGGTCTAAGCTTAGCCAAGGTCTACAAAAAGGAGTTGGGAGAGCAAGGAACTACTATGATAAAACATACAAAGTTTGAAAccccaaaaagaaagaagaaaagagtTTTGCCACTTTATGATGTACAAAGAAGGATACTTGGTCTTTATCTAACTCATGTAGAGTGGTTTTGCAACAGTGAGCCGTCATTCTCAAGTCTCAAAATCCACACGAGGAACTGTTTCTAGTGGAGAAGAAAGTACTAAGAGAAGGAAAGTATCTTCAGCAAAGCAAACAGCTGAAACCCCATCATCTGGTGATGATATTCTAACAGCAATGCCGTGTCTTGTCACTCTAAATCCAGGGGTAAGGATAGCAAGTGTTGCTGCCGGTGGGCGTCATACCCTAGCTTTGTCAGGTATCGACTTCATTATGGACTATTTAGTATCGTGAGCTTAAAATTTGATGTACTGTGACAATCTTCTGGGTGAAGTTTCATTTTTGTGCTATGGAAGATCAGAAATGAAGTCTTAAACATGTCATTAACTGTAACTTTCTGAATTTTCAGATATAGGACAGGTGTGGGGCTGGGGCTATGGAGGTGAAGGGCAGCTTGGTCTGGGTTCCAGAATACGTATGGTATCCTCTCCTCACCTTGTTCCTTGTATTGATTCCTCTTCTTATGGCAAAGATTTATCAACATCACTGGCTCAAGGAAGCATGAGTTCAGAGGGACAAAATTTCAGGATTCCTGGAAGTTATATAAAGAGCATTGCCTGTGGAGGTCGACATAGTGCAGTAATCACAGGTACGGCTGTGTAAGTCTTTTTAGTATCACAAATCAACATCTTTTAGAAAGCCTGCATTAGTTTCTTTGGGGAACCAACAGTGAGAATATCCAGGTGCTTAATTTATAATGCAATTCACCTGACTGGCATCAGGATTGGTGATTAAGGTGTTTAGAAAGAGAAAATGCTTCTAAGTTAGATGGTACAATCAGATAtgtaattatttgatttaatgagagGGAAAAACAACAGGTCCTTACATAGTTACATGtgaaaatatcaataaatagtGTATCTTTCTTGATGCTAGATTAAGAActgaattgttaaaataaagaaaattgaacAAATTTCATAGTTGCTTATTATGTCCTAGGTTTCTGCTCATTTAGTTTTTGTCATTTTCAACGTTCACATACtgattttttaatatctatCTGCTCAAATGACAGATGCTGGAGCGGTGCTTGCGTTTGGTTGGGGACTTTATGGACAGGTGATTTAAGGGAACTAGGGATACTTTTGGATACTTGCATATCCTAGTTGGCAATGTAAATTATTTCCAGTTATCTGCATATTCCTTCTATACTTGTAGAAAGCATGTGCTGAATTCCTCTCAGTGAAGACCATGTGGTCACCTTCTCGGGATCTCAATAAGATACAAagattaaatgaaaatttatcaGTTGGGCTCCATGTGTATTCTTGATACGAGATGTATCAGCCATTGCTCGTAGACCTTCTCTTAAGTACCTCCTTATTGGCATTAACTTTATTGCATAAGTTTGCATGTCACCAACATCGTTTTAATTTTGCTGGATAATACTTCCTTGCAAAAGGCACTTACATTcatgagtttttttatttacataaaacaagatttctttttttcaacttttaacCATTCTTTAGGATCAACATGTAGGTAAGTAGAATATGAGAGGCCAAAAGCAATGTAGATGTTGAAGATGAGGTTCACTCTAACAAGGGATAATCTGTTCCATTCTTTTACAACATTTATCTTTTTGTTTGCTCTCTTGTTTGATGCATGCTTATGCTTGTTATACTAAATTAAGTGTTATCTTGTTTTGGAAAAGTGCGGGCAAGGAAGTACCGACGATGAACTAAGTCCGATTTGCGTATCTTCCTTATTGGGTATTCGAATAGACGGAGTTGCTGCAGGTCTGTGGCATACTGTCTGTACATCTGCTGATGGTGATGTATACGCATTTGGTGGAAACCAGTTTGGGCAGCTGGGAACCGGTGATGATCAAGCTGAGGTACGCCCTAGCTGTTCCACAGATGATACACACTCCCACCCTTATTGtctttaaaatttgaaacaaaacatAATGGTATGTTTATGGGTCCATTTGTTCAGGAATTTTCCTTGTAAAACTCAGTTTTTCAGAATTTGTATGAGGTCTGGCTAACCTTTTTTTTAAGAATCAGAatcttgaaataattttttttccttatgTTGTTTTGAGCagcttctaaaaaaataatcttttaaacaAATGGATCTTATATTATTGTCCATGACTATATCATTATTGCTGTCACCTTCAAATTTTCTTGAGGTATTAATATACTATGTGATCCtagtttttaattgttaatttgacTTATGAGGCAGACTCTACCAAGACTACTGGATTGTCCGAGCTTGGAAAATATAAATGTAAAGACCGTATCTTGTGGGGCTCGTCACACTGCACTAGTAACAGGTATGTCATATCAATCAGACCTGCGTCGAATTGTTCCACAATTGAATTCACTTTAATGCATCTCTAAACACTGCTAGACTTGAATTCATGTATGATTTCTCAATAAAAAATCccttttataaaatgaaatctGGAAGGGTGTATCCGTCAAGTACTGAAATGTTAACACTTGACATCTTCCTTGAGGTTTTTCTCATAGTTTATTAAAACTGTTTCCATAAAAAATACATGGTTTTTTCCCTcaagtttagtttaattacCTTATGCCAAGACAACCAACTAGAGCGACAGAAAATAACGGAACAATATTTCCTTTTTAAGAGATGAAGGATGCCCGTGCTACTATGCTTGTGAAGTTGATAGCAGACCTCATACTAAGAGGGTCTATCTGAAAAGGGATAAAGAAGAAAGTAGTTAATGATGATGTGACTAGTAACTAACAGAATGTTGTATTACAGAACATATATAGCAAGTAAGGGCGAGTTATTATAATAGAAGGGATAAGAGAAGTTAGGGGTTGAGAAGTAACAACTAAGTGAAGAGAGTTTTGGGTTTCCTCGAATTAACCCAACTGAAGTAACAACCTAGTCACATTGGCTAGCAATGTTAGTAAAATTTCCCAAGTCATGTTTCCtttactttctttttcttttaataccAGTTGAATCTATCTGAAGTCAATAATAACATTTGTGCTAGCTATTTGAATAATCTTTGGAGGGTTGGctatgattttgtaaaatttaatatatgtcATAATCTAAGCCCACCTGATAAAAAACTCTACATACTGGAACTGAACATGATGGTAAAGAAGGACTTTGAATTCAGATAATACATTGATGATTACTGTTTTTTACTTTCACAATATTCATACATCTTCTTTTTTGCCTTATTAACACTCCCATAATTGTGGTGCCAGTTTCTTAACATTATGCAAATCTAATTTCGTATCTTTTTTacattgtaaaaatataaaagagtgATATTTTCATGtctagtttttttctttctttctgaaCAGCATATTTTCATGCCTGTATTAGTAGATTATCATAAGTTctccttttgtttttgtttcttcaAGATAATGGAAAAGTCTTCTGCTGGGGATGGAACAAGTATGGACAGGTGCGTATATTGCGCTGCCATTTAATTTGTCTCCTTTTTATTTCATActttaaaaatgaatattatagAAATTTCTACATGACATGTATGGTATTTAAGTAATAAGGTTGTAATTTTGGTGAATTAATGGCAATATGTTCTTGTTATGGTATTATATTGTTCTCTTAGTTGAAATTTCTGTTGGTCGCAGCTGGGCCTTGGGGACATCATTGACCGCAACGTTCCTTCCGAAGTCACAATTGAAGGTTGTGTAGCTAAAAACGTTGCATGTGGTTGGTGGCACACTCTTCTTTTGGCAGAGTCACCCACTTGATGTCATGCTTCCTCAAGGCTGTGAACCCAATTTTGTTAGCTAGCTGTTCTTTTTATTGGTCAAAGGGTAATTAATCACTAAGTCATGTATATGTACATACAATAGTGGAATAATTATGCAAATATGTTTGTATTGTATTCTTTCATGGTGTGAATTACCATGACTGGCTCTAGCTTTTAACAACATCGATAGTATGTATATTTGGGAAGGAAATTTTGGGTCCTTCCCATCTATGTAACTTTATATTTCAAAGTGTAATATGTAGTTTTATAGTAGTAAATTAAATATCCTGTAGGTTGGTAAGCTGACTCCTAACATGAAGTTGTGGGGGGTATGGGGAGGTTCTTTAGATTAAGTATATATATCCATGCAAGCTGGGCTTTGAAGGTCAATGCTAAATGTCCGCGCTGAAATTAAATCTATTATATAAAATGCAAATTCTAGTGGTTTCCTCAATAGTGATTTTTTATTCCAACTTGGCTTGTACTTATTTTCAGATTATTCTGCGGCAATCTAACATATGACGAAACTTGAATACTTAATTTGTTGATAATAGAtatgatacatatatatattttttaattagtttagttctataaaatcttataaaatccGCTATattctttgaaaaaaattaagctAAGGGTTGAAAATGACATCTCTCTTTGTAACTTGCACATATGATGTGCtagtgaaaatatatttttacaaaaaagaaGAGAGGGTGGACTAACACCGGCAAGATACAAAGATCTtatcttgtgaacaaattgtcgACAATTTTATTTCGTATAATCAAATATCTCAAAGCAtcttaattttgaattaatttaatgttatgtGTATAAGCACTATCCACTTTTGtccacaaatattaaaatcatattctttTATATCATACATATCTATGTGACGAGAGAATTAATAATAAACAGGTGCTAAGATAACAGCTCCATAGAGGCGAACAACCtacttgaaaaataattaaagccAAAAGTCACGAGAATTATATCTTGCTTCATATTATCTCCTTCTCATTCACGGATCTAAGTAGCGTTCTAGATGCTTGGCGGCGATTGGTCAAAGCCCAACTTATTCTTTGGACTCTACATCTTTACAAAATTTATCTTATGATAATAGTTTTAAATGTTTTTCTAACAgctagtttgatttttttttcttcttttaacaAAATGACGAGTTGACTATATAACTAGAGGCCTCCGTGTAGTCACTGTTTTGCCTATTGGTCTAGCACCttattaatgttttaatttgttCTCAATCCATTTGTTGATAAGAGTgaattatatcatttttatctCACACTATGTAGGAAAATTATAAACGAGAATCAATccgaaaattatttaaataaagatTGAATAAATACTTTATGGATGTGGGATTCGGCGATGAATTCTCATATTAATTTACTCATcaaaaagtttaatttatttaaaggagattaaataaagaaatatatcaaTCAATTTGAAAGTTTTCCTACTTTATAGTAAGATATCGTTAACTAatcctaaaaaaatttatataaaaaaaatagtatattcgTAAAATCTCAATAGTAAATTTTGTCATACAAAAACTAGTAGTGTGAGATAATTATCAACTTTGTTTTAAATCATT
It includes:
- the LOC101489646 gene encoding ultraviolet-B receptor UVR8-like isoform X1, translating into MNGEGCETLQRVNEKLVYMWGYLPGALPQRTPLLTPVQVRVPPSCYSWKDVSGGGCGFAMAISEPGKLITWGSTDDLGQSYVTSGKHGEIPEPFPLPSEVSIVKAASGWAHCVAATDCGEVYTWGWKECIPSGKIFGEPLTGVSPEKDVQGRQSPFLTEQVSRHSQVSKSTRGTVSSGEESTKRRKVSSAKQTAETPSSGDDILTAMPCLVTLNPGVRIASVAAGGRHTLALSDIGQVWGWGYGGEGQLGLGSRIRMVSSPHLVPCIDSSSYGKDLSTSLAQGSMSSEGQNFRIPGSYIKSIACGGRHSAVITDAGAVLAFGWGLYGQCGQGSTDDELSPICVSSLLGIRIDGVAAGLWHTVCTSADGDVYAFGGNQFGQLGTGDDQAETLPRLLDCPSLENINVKTVSCGARHTALVTDNGKVFCWGWNKYGQLGLGDIIDRNVPSEVTIEGCVAKNVACGWWHTLLLAESPT
- the LOC101489646 gene encoding ultraviolet-B receptor UVR8-like isoform X2; the protein is MNGEGCETLQRVNEKLVYMWGYLPGALPQRTPLLTPVQVRVPPSCYSWKDVSGGGCGFAMAISEPGKLITWGSTDDLGQSYVTSGKHGEIPEPFPLPSEVSIVKAASGWAHCVAATDCGEVYTWGWKECIPSGKIFGEPLTGVSPEKDVQGRQSPFLTEQVSRHSQVSKSTRGTVSSGEESTKRRKVSSAKQTAETPSSGDDILTAMPCLVTLNPGVRIASVAAGGRHTLALSDIGQVWGWGYGGEGQLGLGSRIRMCGQGSTDDELSPICVSSLLGIRIDGVAAGLWHTVCTSADGDVYAFGGNQFGQLGTGDDQAETLPRLLDCPSLENINVKTVSCGARHTALVTDNGKVFCWGWNKYGQLGLGDIIDRNVPSEVTIEGCVAKNVACGWWHTLLLAESPT